A single window of Myxococcota bacterium DNA harbors:
- the hflK gene encoding FtsH protease activity modulator HflK, with translation MAKKGQGASTDAKVKRSVARTLGNATLFLVILGVLGFWGSLGLYTLEPGQAALILRLGKYSDTVAQPGLKWTLPPPIDTREIVKVGELRNEDFGRINDAIEASAASAADEARMQTGDNNIVRVSYAVQYKIGDPYEARYNVADLISVVRSAAAAAMREVVGRMTVDGVLREERAALTSQVETKLTEILSAYDAGIEIQSVVLQDVQPPAAVRAAFDDVVAATQDANRAVNEAEGYRNELIPSARAEAIELVESANAYRDSKIAEATGEAARFTALSAEYAKAKDVTRKRLYLETMEEVLPSVEKVLIEPGTSQVLPYLPLGQGKASQ, from the coding sequence GTGGCCAAGAAAGGGCAGGGGGCGTCGACCGACGCCAAGGTGAAGCGTTCCGTCGCGCGCACGCTCGGCAACGCGACGCTCTTCCTGGTGATCCTCGGCGTCCTCGGGTTCTGGGGCTCGCTCGGGCTCTATACGCTCGAGCCCGGCCAGGCCGCGCTGATCCTGCGGCTCGGAAAGTACTCGGACACGGTCGCCCAGCCCGGCCTGAAGTGGACGCTGCCGCCCCCGATCGACACCCGCGAGATCGTGAAGGTGGGTGAGCTGCGCAACGAGGACTTCGGCCGCATCAACGACGCGATCGAAGCCTCGGCGGCCTCCGCCGCGGACGAGGCCCGCATGCAGACGGGCGACAACAACATCGTCCGCGTGAGCTACGCCGTGCAGTACAAGATCGGTGACCCGTACGAGGCGCGGTACAACGTCGCGGACCTCATCTCGGTCGTCCGCAGCGCGGCGGCGGCGGCCATGCGGGAGGTGGTGGGCCGCATGACGGTCGACGGCGTCCTGCGCGAGGAGCGCGCGGCGTTGACCTCGCAGGTCGAGACGAAGCTCACCGAGATTCTGTCGGCGTACGACGCCGGGATCGAGATCCAGTCCGTGGTGCTCCAGGACGTCCAGCCGCCGGCGGCGGTCCGGGCGGCCTTCGACGACGTCGTCGCCGCCACCCAGGACGCGAACCGGGCCGTGAACGAGGCCGAGGGCTACCGAAACGAGCTCATCCCGAGCGCGCGGGCGGAAGCGATCGAACTCGTCGAGTCGGCGAACGCCTACCGGGACTCCAAGATCGCCGAGGCCACCGGTGAGGCCGCGCGCTTCACGGCGCTCTCGGCCGAGTACGCGAAGGCAAAGGACGTCACGCGGAAGCGCCTCTATCTGGAGACGATGGAAGAGGTGCTGCCGTCGGTGGAGAAGGTGTTGATCGAACCGGGGACCAGCCAGGTGCTTCCCTATCTCCCGCTGGGTCAGGGGAAGGCCTCTCAATGA
- a CDS encoding nodulation protein NfeD — MTRLALALTGILAWLPLAAAAQHVNVVTIDGSINPASSEHLMQAIAKSETDGAAAVLLELDTPGGLLAATKDMVQAMLNADVPVLVFVSPQGAWAASAGAFLTMAGHIAAMAPGTSIGAASPVSASGEGGARDEEGGRQDVGAEKAEKFTTAFIESIAKQRNRNVEWAAKAVREAEAITQDEALELGVIDIVAKDIDDLFAQVEGREVELRSGPHTIQLEGAERRRIEMTPLVALFNFLASPNVAVILGTLGMLCLYIEFNQPGMIIPGVVGLVCLVLAGIAFQILPFSWVGLMVFLVGIGLIGAELFVSSYGLLFAAGLACLLLGGTMVFDMPEISDLTVSFWSVLVPVVTAFGIFGGIVVYLVGRTMMLRQTAGVDELIGATGRVTTDLDPDGKVFIRGEYWKASALDRVASGEMVEVIEVDGLHLRVRPSPRSS; from the coding sequence GTGACGCGTCTCGCCCTCGCTCTCACCGGCATTCTGGCGTGGCTCCCGCTCGCGGCTGCCGCCCAGCACGTCAACGTGGTGACCATCGACGGGTCCATCAATCCCGCGTCTTCCGAGCACCTGATGCAGGCGATCGCGAAATCCGAGACCGATGGAGCCGCGGCGGTGCTCCTCGAACTCGATACCCCCGGCGGGTTGCTCGCCGCGACCAAGGACATGGTCCAGGCGATGCTGAACGCCGACGTCCCTGTCCTGGTGTTCGTCTCGCCGCAAGGCGCCTGGGCGGCGTCGGCCGGGGCCTTCCTCACGATGGCGGGGCACATCGCTGCGATGGCACCCGGCACGAGCATCGGGGCGGCATCGCCCGTCAGCGCGAGCGGCGAGGGCGGGGCCCGCGACGAAGAGGGCGGTCGTCAGGACGTCGGTGCCGAAAAAGCCGAGAAGTTCACGACGGCGTTCATCGAGTCGATCGCGAAGCAGCGCAATCGCAATGTGGAGTGGGCGGCGAAGGCCGTGCGCGAAGCCGAGGCGATCACGCAGGACGAGGCGCTCGAACTGGGGGTGATCGACATCGTCGCCAAGGACATCGACGACCTGTTCGCCCAGGTCGAAGGCCGCGAGGTCGAGCTGCGCAGCGGCCCGCACACGATCCAGCTGGAGGGCGCCGAGCGCCGGCGCATCGAGATGACGCCGCTCGTCGCGCTCTTCAACTTCCTGGCGAGCCCGAACGTCGCGGTGATCCTCGGAACCCTGGGGATGCTCTGCCTCTACATCGAGTTCAACCAGCCGGGCATGATCATCCCCGGCGTCGTGGGGCTCGTCTGCCTGGTGCTCGCCGGGATCGCCTTCCAGATCCTGCCGTTCTCCTGGGTCGGGCTGATGGTGTTCCTGGTCGGGATCGGGCTCATCGGAGCCGAGCTCTTCGTGAGCTCCTACGGCCTGCTCTTCGCAGCCGGCCTGGCATGCCTCCTGCTCGGCGGCACCATGGTCTTCGACATGCCCGAGATCAGCGATTTGACCGTGTCTTTCTGGTCGGTGCTCGTGCCAGTTGTAACGGCGTTCGGAATATTCGGCGGTATCGTCGTCTACCTGGTCGGGCGGACGATGATGCTGCGCCAGACTGCCGGGGTAGACGAGCTGATCGGCGCTACGGGTCGCGTCACGACGGATCTGGACCCCGACGGCAAGGTCTTCATCCGGGGCGAATACTGGAAAGCGAGCGCGCTCGACCGCGTGGCGAGCGGTGAGATGGTCGAGGTGATCGAGGTCGACGGATTGCATCTCCGCGTGCGACCCTCGCCCCGCTCGTCCTAG
- the rsmD gene encoding 16S rRNA (guanine(966)-N(2))-methyltransferase RsmD, producing the protein MRVTGGEMAGRKLAGAPAGVRPTADRVRESVFARLPRLEGARVLDLFAGTGTLGIEALSRGAASVVFVERSGASIHALQRNLRALDLTARCDVRRGDVGGVVRKLARLGHRFDLVLADPPYEALGELVAPLAGLVDQALLAPDATLVIERSRRHAVPTVPGLAHRDSRRYGDTIVDWLAVAPAESTGDSDA; encoded by the coding sequence ATGCGTGTCACGGGCGGGGAGATGGCCGGGCGCAAGCTCGCGGGCGCACCTGCCGGCGTGCGCCCCACCGCGGACAGGGTGCGCGAATCGGTGTTCGCGCGACTCCCCCGTTTGGAGGGCGCCCGCGTCCTCGATCTCTTCGCCGGGACCGGAACGCTCGGCATCGAGGCGCTTTCCCGAGGGGCCGCATCGGTCGTCTTCGTCGAGCGCTCCGGAGCAAGCATCCATGCGTTGCAGCGCAACTTGCGCGCACTCGACCTGACGGCCCGGTGTGACGTGCGCCGCGGAGACGTCGGCGGTGTCGTGCGAAAGCTGGCTCGGCTGGGCCATCGCTTCGACCTGGTGCTCGCCGACCCTCCCTACGAGGCGCTGGGGGAGCTGGTCGCGCCCCTGGCCGGGCTGGTCGACCAGGCCCTGCTCGCCCCCGACGCGACGCTGGTCATCGAACGAAGTCGGCGGCATGCTGTCCCGACCGTGCCCGGGCTGGCGCATCGCGACAGCCGCCGGTACGGGGACACCATCGTGGACTGGCTCGCGGTCGCTCCGGCCGAGAGCACGGGAGATTCGGACGCATGA
- the coaBC gene encoding bifunctional phosphopantothenoylcysteine decarboxylase/phosphopantothenate--cysteine ligase CoaBC: MTEADARAPQVLLAVTGGIAAYKAPELVRQLRRQGYAVRCVLTEAAASFVSPLALQTVSGEAVRHALFDPAEEGEIDHIALADWADLVLVAPATAHSLARVAHGLADDLVSTLVLATRAPLLLAPAMNVNMWRHPATRANVAQLSERGALWVGPDAGELACGWEGEGRMSDPVRIVERVAECLGPRDWVGRRVLVTAGGTREAVDAVRYLGNRSSGKMGFAVAREAARRGAEVVLVSGPSGEPTPPGVRRLNVESALEMREVVLAEFEAADIVVKAAAVADFRPAEASDRKIKKEDLADGAGLALELVRNPDILAELCTRKGDRLVVGFAAESHDVLEAARRKIARKGCDLLVANDVSEPDSGFDVDRNTVSFVVPSGEVESLPPLSKSEVAGHLLDRVAKLLDDRVLDDRS, from the coding sequence ATGACGGAAGCAGACGCGCGGGCGCCGCAGGTCCTCCTGGCCGTGACCGGCGGGATCGCTGCCTACAAGGCGCCCGAGCTGGTCCGTCAGCTCCGGCGCCAGGGCTATGCAGTCCGCTGCGTCCTGACCGAGGCCGCTGCCAGCTTCGTGAGCCCGTTGGCGCTCCAGACCGTTTCCGGCGAGGCGGTTCGACACGCACTCTTCGACCCGGCGGAAGAGGGCGAGATCGACCACATCGCGCTCGCAGACTGGGCCGATCTCGTGCTCGTGGCCCCGGCCACGGCCCACAGCCTGGCCCGCGTCGCTCACGGACTCGCGGACGACCTGGTCTCCACGCTCGTCCTGGCCACCCGCGCCCCCCTGCTGTTGGCGCCCGCCATGAACGTGAACATGTGGCGCCATCCGGCGACCCGGGCCAACGTCGCCCAGCTCAGCGAGCGAGGGGCCCTCTGGGTCGGACCCGACGCGGGGGAGCTGGCCTGCGGCTGGGAGGGCGAAGGGCGGATGTCCGACCCGGTCCGCATCGTCGAGCGGGTCGCCGAATGCCTCGGGCCGCGCGACTGGGTAGGCCGGCGGGTCCTGGTCACCGCAGGCGGGACCCGAGAAGCCGTCGATGCGGTCCGTTACCTGGGCAATCGGTCCTCCGGGAAGATGGGGTTCGCAGTCGCCCGTGAGGCAGCCCGCCGCGGCGCCGAGGTCGTGTTGGTCTCGGGGCCCTCGGGCGAGCCGACGCCCCCGGGCGTCCGTCGCCTGAACGTCGAGAGCGCCCTCGAGATGCGCGAGGTCGTCCTCGCCGAGTTCGAGGCCGCGGACATCGTGGTCAAGGCCGCGGCCGTCGCGGACTTTCGGCCGGCCGAGGCGTCCGACCGGAAGATCAAGAAGGAAGATCTCGCCGACGGGGCCGGGCTGGCCCTCGAGCTGGTGCGCAATCCCGACATCCTCGCCGAGCTGTGCACGCGGAAGGGAGACCGGTTGGTCGTCGGATTCGCCGCCGAGAGCCACGACGTGCTCGAGGCGGCTCGGCGCAAGATCGCCCGCAAGGGTTGTGACCTCCTGGTGGCCAACGACGTTTCCGAGCCGGACTCGGGCTTCGACGTGGACCGCAACACGGTCAGCTTCGTCGTGCCCTCGGGCGAAGTCGAGTCGCTGCCGCCGCTCTCGAAGAGCGAGGTCGCGGGGCATCTCCTCGATCGGGTCGCCAAGCTTCTGGACGACCGAGTTCTGGACGACCGGTCGTAG
- a CDS encoding slipin family protein has product MGTGVLAAIVILGVLFFLGIRILQEYERGVIFRLGRFREVKSAGFKWIIPGIDRLVRISLREIVMDVPPQEVITRDNVSVKVNAVLYFRVLHPEKAVITVENYLYGTSQLAQTTLRSVCGQAELDDLLSERESINQKLQEIIDDQTEPWGVKVRAVEVKQIDLPSEMQRAMARQAEAEREKRSKVIHSEGEFMAAQRLAEAARVLASEESALQLRYLQTLSEIATENNSTTIFPIPIDILRPFMQQTSGGTAPKSEA; this is encoded by the coding sequence ATGGGTACCGGTGTGTTGGCGGCGATCGTCATTCTCGGGGTGCTGTTCTTCCTCGGGATTCGAATCCTGCAGGAGTACGAGCGAGGCGTGATCTTCCGCCTCGGGCGCTTCCGTGAGGTGAAGAGCGCAGGCTTCAAATGGATCATCCCGGGCATCGACCGCCTGGTGCGCATCAGTCTTCGCGAGATCGTGATGGACGTGCCGCCTCAGGAGGTGATCACCCGCGACAACGTCTCGGTGAAGGTCAACGCGGTGCTCTACTTCCGCGTGCTTCACCCGGAGAAGGCGGTGATCACGGTCGAGAACTACCTCTACGGCACCTCGCAGCTGGCGCAGACGACCCTGCGCAGCGTGTGTGGCCAGGCCGAGCTGGACGACCTGCTCTCCGAGCGCGAGTCGATCAACCAGAAGCTCCAGGAGATCATCGACGACCAGACCGAGCCGTGGGGCGTGAAGGTCCGGGCGGTCGAGGTCAAGCAGATCGATCTGCCCAGCGAGATGCAGCGCGCAATGGCGCGGCAGGCCGAGGCCGAGCGTGAGAAGCGGTCGAAGGTGATCCACTCCGAAGGTGAATTCATGGCCGCGCAGCGCCTCGCCGAGGCGGCCCGGGTGCTGGCTTCGGAAGAATCGGCACTCCAGTTGCGCTACCTGCAGACTCTCTCGGAGATCGCGACCGAGAACAACTCGACGACGATCTTCCCGATTCCGATCGACATCCTGCGCCCCTTCATGCAGCAGACGTCGGGTGGCACCGCGCCGAAGTCGGAGGCCTAG
- a CDS encoding bifunctional riboflavin kinase/FAD synthetase — protein sequence MRIWQGSAEAAGQLERPVVTVGNFDGIHLGHRAILETVVERAREHGGQAVVYTFDPHPRKVLRQESAPALLTTTEQKIELLEAQGVDAVVIEPFTLEFAKTDPEVFIRDCLHHRIAPTEVYVGYDFHFGRDRKGSMRLLTELGPRLGFAVTIIPEVTMDEGDVNSTRIRGLLAEGELEVAGRMLGRPYAVRGRIVTGDQRGRTIGFPTANLDSENEVLPSPGVYTGELRFLDAGEPGRESRLPVVTNVGRRPTFKDGDEVVAEAHVLDWQGDLYDRKVELSFSSRIRAEQKFPGVDALRAQIARDVAEAKRRLEAS from the coding sequence TTGAGGATCTGGCAGGGCAGCGCAGAAGCTGCCGGACAACTCGAGCGTCCCGTCGTGACCGTCGGCAACTTCGACGGGATCCATCTCGGACATCGGGCCATCCTGGAGACGGTCGTCGAACGGGCTCGCGAGCACGGTGGGCAGGCCGTCGTCTACACCTTCGATCCCCACCCGCGGAAGGTCCTGCGCCAGGAAAGCGCACCCGCACTGCTCACGACGACCGAGCAGAAGATCGAACTCCTGGAGGCGCAGGGGGTCGACGCCGTCGTGATCGAGCCCTTCACCCTCGAGTTCGCGAAGACCGACCCGGAGGTGTTCATCCGGGATTGCCTCCACCATCGGATCGCCCCGACCGAGGTGTACGTCGGATACGACTTCCACTTCGGCCGAGACCGAAAGGGCTCGATGCGGCTCTTGACCGAGCTCGGTCCGCGTCTCGGGTTCGCGGTCACGATCATTCCCGAAGTCACGATGGACGAGGGCGACGTCAATTCGACACGGATCCGGGGGCTCCTCGCCGAGGGCGAGCTCGAAGTGGCCGGGCGGATGCTCGGTCGCCCCTACGCCGTGCGCGGTCGGATCGTGACGGGCGATCAGCGCGGCCGCACGATCGGGTTCCCGACGGCGAACCTCGACTCCGAGAACGAGGTGTTGCCCTCGCCGGGCGTCTACACGGGAGAGCTGCGGTTCCTCGACGCAGGGGAGCCGGGCCGCGAGTCTCGACTGCCGGTCGTCACCAACGTGGGACGGCGCCCGACCTTCAAGGACGGAGACGAGGTGGTCGCCGAGGCGCACGTGCTGGACTGGCAGGGCGACCTCTACGATCGGAAGGTGGAGCTGTCGTTCTCGTCGCGCATCCGCGCCGAGCAGAAGTTTCCGGGTGTCGACGCGCTCCGCGCCCAGATCGCGCGGGACGTCGCCGAGGCCAAGCGTCGGTTGGAAGCTTCCTGA
- the hflC gene encoding protease modulator HflC codes for MRKLLIFFVVLIGLLVGAISLANLGLPSPVVITKEGQQKLILLFGEVRTTTTPGLSFMIPFVEEARTYPARWLHSRTEAVEIQTKDGEQLLVDNYTVWRIVDAEQFQASFPAGREAAEQRIDREVRGAVRDVIGKHTLAQVLKDQRMAIMEEITSVSTGELADEGVRIVDVRINRTELPKSTEDSVFARMKTERERLARKNRAEGDERARRIRAEADREARVIVANARRDAEIARGEGDAESTRIYAESYGEDPEFYSFLRSLEAYRKSIDSRTTLVLSPDTEFFQYLQDPEGPKPAPRRRR; via the coding sequence ATGAGAAAACTGCTGATCTTCTTCGTGGTGCTGATCGGTCTCTTGGTTGGTGCGATTTCGCTTGCCAACCTGGGGCTTCCCTCGCCCGTCGTGATCACGAAAGAGGGCCAGCAGAAGTTGATCCTGCTCTTCGGTGAGGTGCGCACCACCACGACGCCGGGCCTGTCGTTCATGATTCCATTCGTCGAAGAGGCACGAACCTACCCGGCGCGCTGGCTCCACAGCCGTACCGAAGCCGTCGAGATCCAGACGAAGGACGGCGAGCAGCTGCTCGTCGACAACTACACGGTGTGGCGCATCGTGGATGCGGAGCAGTTCCAGGCTTCCTTCCCGGCGGGTCGCGAGGCGGCCGAGCAGCGCATCGATCGCGAAGTGCGCGGTGCGGTCCGCGACGTGATCGGCAAGCACACGCTGGCGCAGGTCCTCAAGGATCAGCGAATGGCGATCATGGAAGAGATCACTTCGGTGTCGACCGGAGAGCTCGCCGATGAAGGCGTGCGCATCGTCGACGTCCGGATCAACCGGACCGAGCTTCCGAAGAGCACCGAGGATTCGGTCTTCGCCCGCATGAAGACCGAGCGCGAACGCCTCGCGAGGAAGAACCGGGCCGAGGGCGACGAGCGAGCGCGCCGGATCCGCGCCGAAGCAGACCGCGAGGCGCGTGTGATCGTGGCCAATGCGCGGCGCGATGCCGAGATCGCGCGCGGCGAGGGCGATGCCGAGTCGACCCGGATCTACGCCGAGTCCTACGGCGAAGACCCCGAGTTCTACTCGTTCCTGCGCAGTCTCGAGGCCTACCGGAAGTCGATCGACAGCCGCACCACTCTGGTGCTCTCGCCGGACACCGAGTTCTTCCAGTATCTGCAGGATCCGGAAGGGCCCAAACCGGCACCGCGCAGGCGACGCTGA
- a CDS encoding lysylphosphatidylglycerol synthase transmembrane domain-containing protein codes for MSDPTPIPRPAGLRDPRIWLGLAITAVAFYFALRGVEFREVWREFRRADWALLLAVSIPAHLLAVYLRALRWKHLLVGMGELPTLPVFRAVAVGFMANNVFPLRMGEFIRCWLLARERGLSAAAILSTVVIERVLDTLCVIGLALGVIAFFGGEEVATWQRGVLWLSPLVVLPALAIVAVRAAPERSLAVAEWGLRPFPRGPAEWILEQLRSFADGLASLRGGSHLVWVLFHSIGIWVVVSPIPFLAGFWSLGVDFGSTERTLAAGWMTLTAVGVAVALPSAPGFFGLYHTACRLVLERFGLPAETSVAIGTLCHVVFWVTLTALGAWMLRGQRTRLSELERAS; via the coding sequence CTGAGCGACCCGACGCCGATCCCTCGACCCGCAGGGCTGCGCGATCCCCGGATCTGGCTCGGGCTCGCCATCACCGCCGTCGCGTTCTACTTCGCGTTGCGGGGCGTCGAATTCCGCGAGGTGTGGCGCGAGTTTCGCCGTGCCGATTGGGCGCTCCTGCTCGCGGTCTCGATTCCCGCGCATCTGCTCGCCGTGTACCTGCGCGCCTTGCGCTGGAAGCACCTGCTGGTCGGGATGGGCGAACTCCCCACGCTGCCCGTATTTCGCGCGGTGGCGGTGGGCTTCATGGCGAACAACGTCTTCCCGCTGCGGATGGGCGAGTTCATCCGCTGCTGGCTCCTGGCCCGTGAGCGTGGGCTGTCGGCGGCCGCGATCCTGAGCACGGTGGTGATCGAGCGGGTCCTCGACACCCTCTGCGTGATCGGGCTGGCACTGGGCGTCATCGCCTTCTTTGGCGGCGAGGAGGTCGCGACCTGGCAGCGTGGCGTCCTCTGGCTCTCCCCTCTGGTCGTGCTCCCGGCGCTCGCGATCGTGGCGGTCCGGGCGGCTCCCGAGCGCAGCCTGGCCGTCGCTGAATGGGGCCTGCGTCCGTTTCCGCGCGGCCCGGCCGAGTGGATCCTCGAGCAGCTGCGCAGCTTCGCGGACGGTCTGGCATCGCTGCGGGGCGGGTCCCACCTGGTTTGGGTGCTTTTTCACTCGATCGGGATCTGGGTGGTGGTTTCTCCAATTCCGTTCCTGGCCGGCTTCTGGTCACTCGGCGTCGATTTCGGGAGCACGGAGCGGACCCTGGCGGCTGGCTGGATGACCTTGACCGCCGTGGGGGTCGCGGTGGCCCTGCCGTCGGCCCCGGGCTTCTTCGGGCTCTACCACACCGCGTGTCGTCTCGTGCTGGAGCGCTTTGGACTCCCGGCGGAAACCTCCGTCGCGATCGGAACCCTCTGCCACGTGGTGTTCTGGGTGACGCTCACCGCACTCGGAGCCTGGATGCTCCGCGGTCAGCGGACGCGTCTCAGCGAACTCGAACGCGCCTCCTGA
- a CDS encoding helix-turn-helix domain-containing protein: MKRKLANRIADVRGDRSQRQFARDLGVFQQNVNRYESGTTPHTDFLITLALKENVSMDWLLLGKGKMKRGARG; encoded by the coding sequence ATGAAGCGCAAGCTCGCGAACCGGATTGCGGACGTCCGGGGCGACCGATCTCAGCGACAGTTCGCACGCGACTTGGGAGTCTTTCAGCAGAACGTGAATCGGTACGAAAGTGGCACGACGCCCCATACCGATTTCCTGATCACCCTTGCACTCAAGGAGAACGTCTCGATGGACTGGCTCCTGCTCGGCAAGGGGAAGATGAAGCGAGGCGCCCGGGGCTGA
- a CDS encoding lytic transglycosylase domain-containing protein, producing MQRRALACLSSLLLGTLSCAVLPTTGPPMSLPPEPVAATAEAVAPTDPVREAVHQHLLRYQVRSGLSEAELSQLADTIVIEARRYELDPALVVAVMHVESRFHAFAVSPVDALGLMQLLPSTAEWLAPSVGVEWRGPQTLFDPTSNVKLGVAYLRQLIDRYDGNVRTALLAYNWGPGRIDGRLRRGVPLPVEYAQLVFDAYGSDDSSS from the coding sequence ATGCAGCGACGCGCCCTCGCCTGTCTGTCGAGCCTGCTGCTGGGCACCCTGTCGTGCGCTGTGCTGCCCACGACCGGGCCTCCGATGTCGCTCCCGCCCGAGCCGGTCGCGGCAACGGCGGAGGCGGTCGCGCCGACCGATCCGGTGCGCGAAGCCGTCCACCAGCACCTTCTCCGCTACCAGGTCCGCAGCGGCCTCTCGGAAGCCGAACTGTCCCAGCTCGCCGACACGATCGTGATCGAGGCGCGTCGCTACGAGCTGGATCCGGCCCTGGTGGTCGCGGTCATGCACGTCGAGAGCCGATTCCACGCCTTCGCCGTGTCCCCGGTCGACGCGCTGGGCCTGATGCAGCTACTGCCCAGCACCGCCGAGTGGCTGGCGCCCTCGGTGGGTGTCGAGTGGCGCGGCCCCCAGACCCTCTTCGACCCCACGTCGAACGTGAAGCTCGGCGTCGCGTATCTTCGTCAGCTGATCGACCGCTACGACGGCAACGTGCGTACGGCCCTGCTCGCCTACAACTGGGGTCCCGGACGCATCGATGGCCGGCTGCGCCGCGGCGTGCCGCTCCCCGTCGAGTACGCCCAGCTCGTCTTCGACGCCTACGGCAGCGACGACAGCTCTTCCTGA
- the coaD gene encoding pantetheine-phosphate adenylyltransferase — translation MTHERRIALFPASFDPLTNGHLDIATRATQLFDEVVLAVARNVAKTGTFDLEDRLEMVESVAAGNDAMRVTTFEGLTVDFAKEIGARAILRGVRAVSDFEYEFEMALMNKHLNSEVETIFMMPSQEYFYVSSSRLKELTRFGRAVDEFVPPVVAKKLRERFQS, via the coding sequence ATGACCCACGAGCGTCGCATCGCGCTCTTCCCGGCGAGTTTCGACCCGCTGACCAATGGACACCTGGATATCGCCACCCGGGCGACACAGCTCTTCGACGAGGTCGTCCTCGCCGTGGCTCGCAACGTCGCCAAGACCGGCACCTTCGATCTCGAAGACCGGTTGGAGATGGTGGAGTCGGTCGCGGCGGGCAATGACGCCATGCGCGTCACCACCTTCGAGGGCCTGACCGTCGATTTCGCCAAGGAGATCGGGGCGCGGGCCATCCTCCGCGGTGTCCGGGCCGTGTCCGACTTCGAGTACGAGTTCGAGATGGCGCTGATGAACAAGCATCTGAACTCGGAGGTCGAGACGATCTTCATGATGCCCAGCCAGGAGTACTTCTACGTCAGCTCCTCCCGGCTGAAGGAGCTGACCCGCTTCGGCCGCGCGGTCGACGAGTTCGTCCCGCCCGTCGTCGCCAAGAAGCTGCGCGAGCGTTTTCAGTCCTGA
- a CDS encoding LptF/LptG family permease, which produces MRILSRYFVFGYLRFYAGIIAVSMLVIAIIEMMVNFDDVIDYGEGIRGLASYLFLRLPSYYLPFLIPVASFGAAFLCLGLPARSLEILATKASGISPRRLAAPILGVALLLSGLALWLNETLVRDTARRFDAAEHGGSEELFESRGAFWYQRGETLFSVEEADRESRELRGVTIYERDRQGRLLRSVQAEAVQIGEDQRWRLVNAVFREFSPENTTAAPRVRAEAETWLDFGGDLALLDADPRNLSLFGLSRYIEAIEHDGRDTTRYRALWHARVADPLTVLLFALLGAPLGMGVERSRSLAVAALKGIVVVGAYYGLQTTFALIGSAGFGIGVAAPWLLLIGFTALGLWLLYRGG; this is translated from the coding sequence GTGCGCATCCTGTCGCGCTACTTCGTCTTCGGCTACCTGAGGTTTTACGCCGGGATCATCGCCGTGTCGATGCTCGTCATCGCCATCATCGAGATGATGGTGAACTTCGACGACGTCATCGATTACGGGGAAGGGATCCGGGGGCTGGCATCCTACCTCTTCCTGCGGCTGCCCTCGTACTACCTGCCGTTCCTGATCCCCGTAGCGTCGTTCGGCGCGGCCTTCCTGTGCCTCGGCTTGCCGGCGCGGTCGCTAGAGATCCTGGCGACGAAGGCCAGCGGGATCTCGCCGCGACGCCTCGCCGCGCCGATCCTGGGCGTCGCCCTGCTGCTCTCCGGTCTCGCCCTGTGGCTCAACGAGACCCTGGTCCGCGATACCGCCCGGCGCTTCGACGCGGCCGAGCACGGCGGCAGCGAGGAGCTCTTCGAGTCGCGTGGGGCCTTCTGGTACCAGCGCGGAGAGACGCTCTTCAGCGTCGAGGAGGCGGACCGCGAGTCACGAGAACTGCGCGGCGTCACGATCTACGAACGCGACCGGCAGGGGCGGCTCCTGCGCAGCGTTCAGGCCGAGGCAGTCCAGATCGGCGAGGACCAGCGCTGGCGGCTGGTGAACGCGGTGTTCCGGGAGTTCTCGCCGGAGAACACCACCGCCGCGCCGCGCGTGCGGGCCGAGGCGGAGACCTGGCTCGACTTCGGCGGGGATCTGGCGCTGCTCGACGCCGACCCGCGCAATCTCTCCCTGTTCGGGCTCTCCCGCTACATCGAGGCGATCGAGCACGATGGCCGCGACACGACCCGCTACCGGGCACTCTGGCACGCCCGCGTCGCCGACCCACTGACGGTGCTCCTGTTCGCGCTGCTCGGCGCCCCTCTCGGCATGGGGGTCGAACGTTCGCGCAGCCTGGCGGTCGCCGCGCTGAAGGGCATCGTCGTCGTCGGAGCGTACTATGGGCTCCAGACGACCTTCGCCCTCATCGGCTCGGCGGGGTTCGGCATCGGCGTGGCGGCGCCCTGGCTGCTGCTGATCGGCTTCACCGCCCTCGGCCTCTGGCTGCTCTACCGAGGCGGATGA